The Dyadobacter subterraneus genome window below encodes:
- a CDS encoding MarR family winged helix-turn-helix transcriptional regulator, producing the protein MTHRSDHRAYFFKIDTTIKKIRNALQKQLIDAGFDLTVDQWVLIDHIYREQGISQNGLAELTFKDPPTVTRIIDLLEKKGLVERGLAVGDRRKFNLFLTEKGQTIYNEAFPIVAEIRRKGWGDLDEADYQHFVRIMDSIYNNFS; encoded by the coding sequence ATGACGCACCGCTCCGATCACCGTGCTTATTTCTTCAAGATTGACACCACTATAAAGAAAATCCGTAATGCTTTACAAAAACAATTGATCGATGCAGGATTTGACCTGACCGTCGATCAGTGGGTTTTGATTGATCATATATACCGTGAACAGGGAATCAGCCAGAACGGTTTGGCCGAATTGACCTTTAAAGATCCGCCAACAGTAACCCGAATTATTGACTTATTGGAGAAAAAGGGATTGGTTGAACGCGGACTTGCCGTCGGCGACAGAAGAAAATTCAATCTTTTCCTGACAGAGAAAGGACAAACGATTTATAACGAAGCTTTTCCAATTGTTGCTGAAATCCGCAGAAAAGGTTGGGGAGATCTGGACGAGGCAGATTATCAGCATTTTG